The Camarhynchus parvulus unplaced genomic scaffold, STF_HiC, whole genome shotgun sequence genome segment TGGATTTTGAGATCCtgagctggattttgggatcctGAGCTGGATCTTTGGGGATCCtgagctggattttgggatcctGGGCTCGATTTTGAGATCCTGGATGGATTTTGTCCTGGCTCTTTTGCTTGTTTGAGTCGAGTTGAGCAGCTGGTTTCTTGGGGGGGGTGGGAGATCCGGCGCGGTTTCGAGTGGCACCTCGGAGCTGCCCTCCTTGCCCGGGAGGTTCTGAGACACCTgcggggaaatttggggatttgggatcaaaaaaaaaatccgggaatggggcagggaaaggggaacagcagcagcagaaatccccaaaaaatccaaacagaccCAAAATCTGCTAAAATAGGCACCAAAAAACTCAAATCACTCTAAAACCCCTCGAAGCtctcccaaaatatccctgaacCCCCCCGGAAAACCCTGAAcactcccaaaaacccccaaacccacccaaaactcccaaaaacccctcaaactctcccaaaattcctttttctgcctctccctgtgctccctgtgtAATCCCAGCCCCCCAGGGAgtttttttatcatctttttccccatttttctggtttttcccatttttgccccatttttttccttttttatccattttttcccattttcgccctgggttttttttcccattttttcccatttctgccctgttttttccccgatttttcccccattttgcccccttttttgccattttccccttttttttttttttcccccaccttgGCCTGGAAGCAGACCCgtccatttccccccatttttccccatttcccccatttttaccccCATTTCCGTGCCCACCTTGGCCTGGAAGCAGACCCAGCCCTGtttcaccccatttttccccgtttttcccccatttttgcccaCCTTGGCCTGGAAGCAGACGCgtcctccccttttccccatttttttcccccgtttCCGTGCCCACTGAGCCTGGAAGCAGCCGGGAACATGTTTcccccccgtttttccccatttttgcccgCCTGGCCCGGAACTGCAGGTCCGACGTGTCTGGGGGGAAAGCACAGATCCAGAACAGGTCCCGgcccaaatcccagaaatcgGGACAAAAATCCCGGAATTTATctcaaaatcccagaatttatccccaaaatcccataaatttATCCCAGAATTTATCCCCAATATCCCAGAAATTTATCCCAGTATTTATCCTAAAATCCTGCAATTTATCCCACCatttatcccaaaatcccagaatttatccccaaaatcccccttttaTCCCAGAATTTATCCCAGaatttatccccaaaatcccagaatttatCCCagaatttatcccaaaatcctggaatttatCCCAGaatttatccccaaaatcccataaatttATCCCAGAATTTATCCTAAAATCCTGGAATTTATCCCAgaatttatcccaaaaatcccagaatttatccccaaaatcccagaaatttaTCCCagaatttatcccaaaatcccagaatttatCCCAGaatttatccccaaaatcccagaatttatcccaaaatttatcccaaaaatcccagaatttatcccaaaatttatcccaaaatcctggaatttatCCCAGaatttatccccaaaatcccagaatttatcccaaaatttatcccaaaaatcccagaatttatcccaaaatttatcccaaaatcctggaatttatCCCAGaatttatccccaaaatcccagaatttatccccaaatcctccaattCCAAAGGGAATGTTCTGATttatcccagaaattccccaaaatcccccaatttccctCACAGGTGTCCAGGATCACCAGGGTCTCGTCCTCCTCCCCCTCCGGGGGCTCCTCCTCGGGCGGCGGCGGAGATTTGGACCTGGGggtggaaaatgagaaaatttggggaaaattcccaaattctgggggtggaaattcccaaattcttgGGGtggaaattcccaaattttgggggtggaaattcccaaatttggggtggaaattcccaaattctgggggtggaaaatgcccaaattttggggtgggaaattcccaaattctggggtgggaaaatgccaaattttggggtgggaaaatgCCAAAATCTGAGTGAGGGGGGAATGGCAAAgttgggggaaaatcccaaatccagagTGGGAGCTCCTCTGGAAGtgaaaccataaaaaaaaaaattctgaaaaaaatctgaaaaaattccaaatcatTTCCCCAAGCCCCAGATGCCCTGAATgcccagaaacccccaaaaaaccccaaaaaagcccccaaaccccccgcACCGGCTGTTGTAGGCCTCCTCGCGGAACTCGTGCCAGGCCCGGCCGTGCTCGTCCTTCTCGTCCCGCAGCCGCTTCAGCCCCCGGCGCTCGGCCTCCGCCTTGGCcttgtcctcctcctcccctgcagcgCCAAAATTGGCATTTTGTACCAAAATACAGGCAACAAACTCCTCATTTGGTACCAAAATACAGGGAACAAATTCATCATTTTGTACCAAAATACAGGGAACAAACTCCTCATTTTGCACCAAAATACAGGGAacaaattcctcattttgtaCCAAAATACAGGGAACAAACTCCTCATTTTGTACCAAAATACAGGCAACAAACTCCTCATTTTGTACCAAAATACAGGGAACAAACTCCTCATTTGGTACCAAAATACAGGGAacaaattcctcattttgtaCCAAAATACAGGGAACAAACTCCTCATTTTGCACCAAAATACAGGGAACAAACTCCTCATTTGGCACCAAAATACAGGGAacaaattcctcattttgtaCCAAAATACAGGGAACAAATTCATCATTTTGTACCAAAATACAGGGAACAAATTCATCATTTTGTACCAAAATACAGGGAACAAATTCATCATTTTGTACCAAAATACAGGGAacaaattcctcattttgtaCCAAAATATAGGGAATAAATTCCTCATTTTGTACCAAAATACAGGGAACAAATTTTTATATGGGATCCTCCTCCCCTGCAACgccaaaattggggattttgtaCCAAAATACAGGGAACCAATTCCTGATTTTGTACCAAATTATCCTGGGTTTTATATGGGAacaaattcctcattttgtaCCAAAATACCCAGGGTTTGGCATAGGAacaaattcctcattttgtaCCAAAATATCCTGGGTTTTACATGGGATCCTCCTCCCCTGCAACaccaaaattgggattttgcACCAAAATACAGGGGAacaaatttctgattttgtaCCAAAACATAGGGAACAAACTCCTCATTTTGTACCAAAACATAGGGAATAAATTCCTCATTTTGTACCAAAATACAGGGAACAAACTCCTCATTTTGTACCAAATTATCTGGGGTTTGACAGGGGAgcaaattcctcattttgtaCCGAAACAGCCTGGGTTTTATATGGGAATAAATTCCTGACTTTGTACCAAAATACCCGGGGTTTTATGTGGGATCCTCCTCCCCTGGAACAgcaaaattggggatttggcACCAAAATAGTCGGGGTTCCACCAGGGAACACAAACACTGAGACACAGCGAGGAATTCTGGCTTTTCCCgggaaaaaatttggatttatttctatttttctgggggataaaagggttaaaattcagatttatttcaaatttcccgggaaaaaagggttaaatttggatttatttaaatttctccATCTTCTCCTAGGGgaaaaagggttaaaattcagatttatttctttttggctcttctggaagaaaaagggTTAAAACTCAGATTTATTCAaatttcttcagggaaaaaatggttaaaatttggatttatttccattttttccagcaaaaaagtgttaaatttggatttaatttcatatttcctaaaaaaaaaagattaaattttgGATTTACTTCCATTTCTCTGACTTCTACTggaaaaaaagggttaaaattcagatttatttcaatttttctggGGGAGAAGGGCTAAAATTcgaatttattattatttttctgggggaaaaagggttaaaattctgactttcatttttctaaggaaaaaatggtcaaaatttggatttattttaattttttgccttaaaaatccaattaaaacgGAATCTTCCATGGAAATGCCAAAGGTTGAATGCATTCCTTTCCTTTAGAAGCTCAAAGATTGGttaaaatcctgattttttcctcaaagattATTTCAATCCAAGCATTCAATGAGGATTCtggattttcccagtttttaGAATGGTGAAAAGTGCctaaaattcagatattttcttaaaaaatgaatgaaataaaaacattccatGAAACTCTTAGagtttgaattaattttcccacctggaatggcttaaaaaagcaaaaaaaaagtttaaaatccttaaaaaatgtaaaattcccttgggatttttcatggaaaaagaaaaattctggcTCAAGATCCATTGATTCAGCGAAAACTggaaaatctaaattaaaaattaataaaattctgttcccagctccataaatcctcccaaaatcagaatttttccaacaaaaatcagattttttttcccttcaaaatgtgagttttttctttcaaatcccaggattttccaatgaaaaatcaacattttccatcaaaaatcaaaatcttcCCTCAGAAATCAGGATTTTCCCCTCAAGAATCCacattttcctcacaaaaatcctgattttcccTAAGAAATCACATCTTTCACCACAAAAATCCAAGTTTTCccttcaaaaatcccaaaactttCCCCAAACCCAGAGATTTCACCTTAAAACAAACCCTCCATTTTCCCAACACTATCCCCCCGGATTATTTCtccaaatttaaattttttcccctcaaaatcgagaattttccctcagaaatccacaaaaatccagATTGTTTTCCCACCAAAACCCGAATTTCCCCCAACCCCAgatttctcctttaaaaacccaaatttttcccaactttttctcacaatttcccccaaacccaactCGGAATTGGCCAATTCCAGCAATTCCATTGATTTCCCCTCAGCCGCCGCTCCACAAAAATCTCTTCGAATTCAAATTTTTCCcgctttttcccccctcaacTCCCGAATTTCCCtgtggggagtttgggggttttatcccgattttatccccaaaaacctgggaatggggatgggacCAAAATcgggatttttgagggaaaaacgggaattttGTGAGGGGCCCCTCACGAGGCTCCGGGGCCTATCCCGGTTTGTTTTTTCCGGTTTTTTTCCcggttttttggtgggatttttccCGAGCATCCCAAGGTTCTTTTCCCGGTCCCGGGTCCCTCACAAAGATTCGGGGTTTCTTTCCCGGTTTTGGGGATCCCGCTCCCGGTTCTGAGGGTTCCTTTCCCGGTCCCCTCATGAAGATCTCGGGATTCTCTTCCCGGTTCTGGGGATCCCGTTCCCGGTTCTGAGGGTTTCCTTTCCCGTCCCCTCACGAGGATTTCGGGGTTATTTTCCCGATCCCGGGGATCCCGTTCCCGGTTCTGGGGGTTCTTTTCCCGGTTCCCCTCCTGGGCCCAAGGATCCCTCCCAAGGATCTCGGGGTTCCTTTCCCGGTCCCCTCAGGAGACCCCCTCACGGATCCCATTCCCGGTTCCGAGGGTTCTTTTCCCGGTTCCCTCACGAGGATCTCAGGGTTCTTTTCTCGGCTCCCACCCGGTCCCGGTTCTGGGGGTTCTTTTCCCGGTTCCCCTCTTGGTGCCGGGGATCCCCCCCAAGGATCTCGGGTTTCCTTTCCCGATCCTTCCCgaggattttggttttcttttcacgGTTCTCCTCCCGAGAATTTCGTGGTTCCTTTCCCAGTCCCGGGAATCCCTCCCGAGGTTCTGGGGATCCCATTCCCGGTTCCGGTGGTTCCTTTCCCGGTCCCCTCACGAGGATCCCGGGATCCTTTTACCGGTTCCCTCCCGTTCCCGGGGATCTCTCCCAAGGATCTCGAGGTTCCTTTCCCGGTCCCTTCACGAGAACCTCGGGGTTCTTTTTCCGATTCTGCAGATCCCGTTCCCGGTTCTGGGGGTTCCTTTCCCGGTCTCCTCCCGAGGATTTCGGGGTTTTTTCCCCGGTCCCGGGGATCCCTCCCGAGGTTCTGGGGaatcccatttcccatcccctCGCGAGGATCTCGAGGTTCCTCTCCCGGTCCCCCCCCGGTCCCGTCTCTCCCCCATCGCTcacccgccgccgcctcctcctccttggcCTCAGCCGCGGCCGCTTCATCCCCGCTGGGCGCCTCCTCCGGCGGCCGCTCGGCCCCGTTcacgccgccgccgccgccgccgcctcctccctCGGCCGCCTCAGCCtcggccgcggccgccgctccctCCTCCTGCGGCGGCTGCAGCGGCTCCGACCCCGCGGGCTCGGCCGGGGccgcctcctcttcctcctcctcctcctcctcctcctccccggggccgggctgggccggggccGCCTCGGGGGCCGCGGCGGCCGCTTCGTCCTCATCGGCGAGCAGCGcttcctcgtcctcctcctcttcctcctcctcctcctcttcctcctcctcctcctcctcctcatcccctccGTGGGGCCGCCCGCCCGGGCCTCCCGCCGGCCCCGCTTCCCCGGCGCAGCTCGAggcggccgcggccgggcctcccccgccgccgccgccgccgccttccTCGGGCCCCGCCGCCAACATCTCGGCGTCCAGGGCCTCCTGCAGCCGCTGCGCCAGCTCCACCTTCAGCCCGCGGGCGTCCAGGCCGCGCCGGCCCAGCTCGGCCCGCAGCTCGGTCACCTTCAGCCGCTTCACGTCCATGGCGGGGCCGGTGtgtggggaagggggaaggggccgcggggcgggggaaGGGAAGCGGAAGCGCGGGCGCGCTGAGGCGGCGGCGCCGAGGCCGGAGCgcgaggccgggccgggcctgaggccgcggggcggggactgagggagggaaggggcggaaggaagggGCGGAGAACGGACGGGAGAGGGttgggggagaaggggagaagCGAGCGAGAGCGCgaggcggggccgccgccgctggcgcggggagggggcggccggAGCGCGGAGCGATCGCCGGGCCCgtcccgctcccgccgccgccgccgcctcagcCGCGcctgcgccgccgccgcccctcaGCCGCGCCCCCCGCGCACCGAGCGCCGCCCCTGCCGCGCATGCGCGCCTGCGCGCCGCACCAAAAGCCCGCCCGCACCGCATCACCGCGCAGGCGCGGCGCATGCGCCGGGCGGGCCGCTGGCGCCGCGCGCAGGCGCTGTCTTCGCTGGCgcccccccatttccccctcagccccacctACGTGCGCAACGGTCGCTGCGAGTGTGGCGGCGGCTCCGCCgcttcccctccttccttccctccccgcGCGCGGCCCGCGCCAGCCGCTCGGATTTTCTGATTGGCCCCGGCCGCGCTGTTCTGCCCGGCGACGGCGAAAAGCCGCGCTCCGATTGGCGGATGGGGGCGAAGGGGGGGCGCTCGCCTCACGCGCACTttcccgcccgccgcgccgccgccatTTTGTTTCGGTGGATGAAGGGGGGAGTGCGCGCTGCGCgctggtggggagggaggggaaaaagggctaaaaatgtgtaaaatgcagaaaataaatgagatttgTTTACTTTGAAATTGGGAGCGGGCGCGGAAGAAGCGCGGAGGCGGAGACTGGGCCGCCTTCCCCTCAGGAAATTCGCGTAGCCCTCCCTTGCTGTTCCTACCTCCCCTCACGGATTCATTCAATAAAACCATTCAAATCTCCTTTTACAGGGTTTTAACTTGTGAATATTTATTATTACCCACATAAAACTCCCAATTTAACGCGGGAAGCGGGGAAATGACAGAATTGAACCTCAGAAATCGGCGCAGGGAAGGCGCCGCCATTTTGCGGCGCGCTGTGAGGGGACGCGAGGGCGGCGAGCTCAGACCCCTCAAGGAAATCTTCGGGGCCATTTTGATACACAAATGCCCAAAATCAAAACCGGAATTGCGATAAAACAGTGGAACGTGTCCATAAATTCGAGTCTATTTTTCACCACTGAAAGGTCCCCAGTGGGGGTGCACCGTTCCCGGAGGCACTGCAATACCGGGACGATGCGCGGAGCGGAGGGAGCAAGCTCCGGGTCCAACTCCCGAGCCCAAAAATCCGTTTAATATAAAGTCCTCTCATCGAGGACGTATCAGATATTAAACTGATAAGAACAGATACTACACTTGATCTTAGCCAAAAGGCCGAGAAGCGATACCGGCAAACCCCCCAgcgccgcgcccggccccgcccggcccgcccgcaCCTCACGGCCACCCCCGCGCCACGCTCCGACCGCTCCCGAACCCTTCTGGAATAttctctccatcccatcccGCACTTTCCTCCCGCGTCCCGCACGATccgaccccaaaatcccgaaattCTGCCCCGAAGATGATCCCATCGTGCCTTTCGCGCGTGTTGGCTCAAACAATCTGCATAATCCCACCCATTCATGCAAACAGCAGCCTTCCGCTCTTTTCATAGCCCCGCCCATCGCCTTGCCTCGCAACGCGATTGGCCAACTGTGTTTCTTTATTTGTATGGCCCCGCCCATTCTTACGCCATTGTTGATTAGCATAACCCCGCCTCTTGTCGCACAAGCCCCGCCTCTCCATGTTGGTATGTTAATTATACGCCCGCTCATTTGCATTCGCTCTGCCCCGCCCCCGCCATTGTCCCCATTGGGGTCCCACCTTTCCCCACAAGGAGCCGGGGAAGGAGGGGAGATCAGGGACCAAccgaaaaaaaccccaaaaacccctgcGCTGCGCTCGCACCCTTCACATCCCGCTCCCGGCCTCTTTCCCCCGCTCATCCCGCACTTTCCTCCCGCGTCCCGCATgatctgaccccaaaaaccccgaaattGTCCCCATAAAAATGATCCCAGCATGCCTTTCGTTTGCTGTTCGTGTCTGTTTTGCATAACCCCGCCTCTCAGACGGAGGGTTTCGAATCACTCGTTTATTAGCATAATAACACTCCGATATTTGCATATTCATATCTCAGGACGGATTTTCCCCGCCTCTTTTCCTCGCCTAgcggctctggggctggggggggatCCGGTTTAGAGAAattggggaagttttggggtccctcgTTCCCtcccaggggggattttggggggacaGGAGGCACCCGGGGGTGTTCCCGTCACCGCTTTTTCCCACGCCCCCTCACATTCGGAATCACTCGGGTATTTCCGGCACCGCTCGGCTCCCTCCGCCCTGCCCCTGCGCTCGGGTATTTCCGGCACCGCTCGGCTCCCCCGGTCCCCTCATATTCGGAATCACTCGGGTATTTCCGGCACCGCTCGGCTCCCCCGGTCCCCTCATATTCGGAATCACTCGGGTATTTCCGGCACCGCTCGGCTCCCCCGGTCCCCTCATATTCGGAATCACTCGGGTATTTCCGGCACCGCTCGGCTCCCTCCGTCCCGCCCCTCCGCTCGGGTGTTCCCGGCAGCACTCGGCTGTTTCCGCCGCTCCCATAGAAAACTCTTCTGCACACAGCATCCTCTCATGAGCAGCCCCCAAAATTAACGCTCATTAAGCTCCTCTCTCTAATCACCGCCTATTAATCACGCCGCCATGTGCTCACCAACCCGCACGACCCCCCTAGAAGCCACTTTGACCCGTAAACCCCTTTAAACTCCTCAAAATCTCCCATATAACAGCgcaaaaccaaccccaaaaaagtgaaaaaagctCAGGAAGTCCCAAAATGGCGAGAATTGGGCGCAAATTCCTTTATTGTGCTCAGGAGTTGGCGTTGGGTCCCTTCTTCTTGCCGAAGGTGGGCACCACGTTGACGAAGCGCCGGTTGTACTGCATGCGCCGCTTGGCCCGCCccgtcttcttcttcttcttctcctgcttGGCCACCTGATGGAAAACCGGGGGGTCGGGGGGgtgtccccaaaaccctgccAGGGTCCCCAAACCCCGCGGGGGTCCCCAAAGCCGGGGGGAGCCCCCTCAGAGCTCACCTTGGGGGTCTGGCCCCTCACTTTGCCGGCGCGGGCGAGGGAGCCGTGCACCTTCCCTGGGGGCAGGAAGGAAATCGAGGTGTtgggggggttgttttgttAATGAACAGCCCGATAATTAGCGGCCCCCCTGTAATTACCGCCCAGCAGGCGCGTGGAGAGGTCCAGGGTGGTGAATTCGGGGAGGGGGCTCTGCCCCAGCGCGGCCTCATCGTCCAGGGGGGTCCCGGCGTGGAGCAGCACTTGGTCCTCGGGGGGGATCCCCGAAAGCTCGGCCACCCTCTCCTGGGGGAGGGGCACAAACCGGGGTGGGGGGgtcagcaccccaaaatctgggaggGGGAGGGATTGGGGAGGGGGCCAGCCCGAATTTGGGGGATCTCACCTTGATCTGGGCGAGGGTCTCGGAGCCGGAGAGCTCGAGGGTGAGGAGGGTCTGGCCGCGGATGAAGAGCTGCATggtgggggctggggggggatttggggggttagACGGGGGTCCCCAcagcccaaaaatggggggaacCCCCTGGAATCTCCCCTGGAACCCCAGGAAAGGGGGAGAGGTGAGGGAGGGGtggtttggggctgatttttggggagttgggtggtgttttgggggtgatgGGGGGTTAttggggggctggagctgttttgggtgggattgtggcatttttaatatgttgtggctgttttgggggctgtgggtgtgtttctggctggtttgggtgggataatggctgttttggggtgttttgggggagttGTGGATTTGTTTCGGGGTGTTTCTAGCTCTTTTTGGTGGTATCATGGCTGGTTTTGGGTGTTTCTGGCTGGTTCGGGTGGGATCGTGGCAGTTTTGGGGGCGttttcctccccctctcccGCCCACAGGACTTTGTCACCTGGCCTGGGGCCGTGGGGACAAAGGGCAGTGCCggggggggacactgggggtcCGCTGGCAGCACCCTTGGGTGCCCCCCACCCTCTGAGCTGCCCCCAACGAGCCCCTCAAGGGCCCCCCCATATTCCCCAtcaccccaaaccttcccagcccctcagaatccccccaaaacccctccagagcctccccagcggctcctgcagcccctccgGGCCCCCCAATAACCCTTCAGACCTCTCCCTCACCTGaacccccccagagccccccaaaaacctccccagcccctccaacaccacccccagacccctcaaTAGAGCCCAACCCCACAAAACACCCCCCTAAACCCCTCCAGAGCGCCCCCCCATATCAAACCCCCTCAGAATCCGCCCCAAACCTTCCCTGAACCCCTCCCGCCCCCCCAATACCCTCCTGAGCCCCTCCACAACGCTCCCCTCACCTCAAaccccctcagagccccccaaaaacctccccgCCCCTCCCTTACCCTCTCCCCGACCCCTCTGTACCCCCAGACCCCTCAAATCCGCCCCAAATTCCCGTTCCGAGCCCCCGGGCCCGGTCCCACCTCAGCGGCTCCCTCAGGGCTCGGAGCGCGGCGCGGAGAGAGCGCGGTGACGTCACGCGCACGTACGTGCGTGTGCGTGATGACGTTGTGAGGGcgggaaggaggaggagaaggaggagccAAGATGGCGGCGATGGCGGCGCTGGGCCGGAGGCTGCGGGCGCTGGGCCGGGGGGTCAGGGGGGTGCAGGTACCGAGAAGGGGCTTTGGGGTGTGAGGGGTTCTTTTGGGGGACTCAGGTAAAGGGGGAAAGGGTGTgaggggggaatttggggcgtGAGGGGGGAATTGGAgtggggggtttgaggggggtTTAGGGgatccctgaggggatttggggtttagggAGGGAAAACTGGGGGGGGACCGGAGGGAATGGGCGGGTTTGGGGAGCAGAAATTGAGGGGACCTGGAgaggggagattttggggggttcttgtaaaagggaggggggaacttgggggattttgagggtgAATTaatgggggagctgggagggtctctgagggattttggggggttcctAAAAAGAgaggggggaactgggggggattttgggggttcctgtAAAGAGgggggaggaaatttggggagtttAGGCGTGAATTAATGGGGAATCTGGGGGATctctgagggaatttttggggatctGGGCGGGTctctgagggatttttgggatttttttggggtccccacagACCCCTCCCTGCTACGAGGAGTCGACGGCCGAGTTCGGGTTCGTGGAGCGGCTGCTGCCCCCCAGCCGCATCCCCGACCCCCCGCACCCCAAATACCCCACCCCGTCCGGCTGGAGCCCCCCCGCAGGTCAGCCACCCCCGGGGGGGGTCATGAACCTGGGGGGGGATGATGATTGACCCCAACATGGGGATTAATGGGGCTAATTAACGAGTTACTTGTTCTGAGACTCTGCGGGAGCTTCAGGACTTTGTGGGAGATGTTTAATTACCCCTTGGGGGTGCTAATTACCCCTTGGGGGTGCTAATTGCGCAGACCCCCCCCCGGATCTGCCCTACCTGGTTCGGCGCTCCCGCCTGCACAACCCGCCCGTGTACGCGGGGCTGCGGCAGGGCCGGCGCCTGACGGAGCTGCGCCGCATCCACGGCGACATCTGGGTGagcggggggctccgggggggctccggggggctcggggggctcctGCTGaccccccccgtgcccccccaggCGCTGGAGCGGGACCTGAGGGCGTTCCTGGGCTCCCTGGGCGCGCCCCGGGTGGCGGCGCAGGTGAACGAGGTGACGGGGACGCTGCGGCtcagggggcactgggggccGCAGGTGcggctctggctgctccagaggggctTCTAGAGACCCCCAGGGGGCCAGGGGACCCCAGATCTGCCAGGGGACCCCAGATCGGCAAGGGGGACCCCGAAGTCTGCGAGGGATCTGCGGGGGGAGGCCTGAAGgaccctgg includes the following:
- the FAU gene encoding ubiquitin-like protein fubi and ribosomal protein S30 is translated as MQLFIRGQTLLTLELSGSETLAQIKERVAELSGIPPEDQVLLHAGTPLDDEAALGQSPLPEFTTLDLSTRLLGGKVHGSLARAGKVRGQTPKVAKQEKKKKKTGRAKRRMQYNRRFVNVVPTFGKKKGPNANS
- the MRPL49 gene encoding 39S ribosomal protein L49, mitochondrial, which codes for MAAMAALGRRLRALGRGVRGVQTPPCYEESTAEFGFVERLLPPSRIPDPPHPKYPTPSGWSPPADPPPDLPYLVRRSRLHNPPVYAGLRQGRRLTELRRIHGDIWALERDLRAFLGSLGAPRVAAQVNEVTGTLRLRGHWGPQVRLWLLQRGF